From Aquabacter sp. L1I39, the proteins below share one genomic window:
- a CDS encoding DUF1428 domain-containing protein, with product MAYVDGFVLAVPKNRIEDYRPLAELGARLWKEHGALAVVECIGDDVPYGELTSFPRAVHATEDEVVIFSWIVHASREARDATNAKVFADERMPKDMAAMPFDGKRMIFGGFKTLVGL from the coding sequence ATGGCTTATGTGGATGGGTTCGTGCTGGCGGTGCCGAAGAACAGGATCGAGGACTATCGCCCCCTGGCGGAGCTGGGCGCGCGCCTCTGGAAGGAGCATGGGGCGCTGGCCGTGGTGGAGTGCATCGGCGACGATGTCCCTTACGGCGAGTTGACCTCCTTCCCCCGCGCCGTGCACGCCACCGAGGACGAGGTCGTCATCTTTTCCTGGATCGTGCACGCCTCGCGGGAGGCGCGTGATGCCACCAATGCCAAGGTGTTCGCGGACGAACGCATGCCCAAGGACATGGCGGCTATGCCCTTCGACGGCAAGCGGATGATCTTCGGCGGCTTCAAGACCCTGGTCGGACTGTGA
- a CDS encoding amidase codes for MLLARDLALDIRAGRLSPADVLAQGVAAIAAHEPQVRAFESLDLEAAAKAAQEPGLAQRPLAGLAVAVKDILDTRDLPTTYGSAIYAGHRPVQDAPVVRQVKRAGGLVPGKAVTTEFAFLKPSVTRNPRNLSHSPGGSSSGSAAAVAAGMVPLALGTQTGGSVIRPAAFCGVTGYKPTFRTLPTLGMKTFSWHLDTIGVFGARVADVAFAVGAMTGRDLDIGEDVAQAPRIALVRTARAENADADAHAALEAAAKAAIAAGAQVAAIDLPDEIEAADPMCATIQDFEAAIALADDYDFHRDGMSEQLAAHLDRAATIPADAYDTARRTAKRARHALGDLFAHFDALLTFSAPGAALEGFASTGSPMFNRLWTLMGTPCINVTGLENAAGLPVGVQVVGRFGRDRNALLVAAFLERAIRER; via the coding sequence ATGCTGCTCGCCCGCGACCTCGCCCTCGACATCCGCGCCGGCCGGCTTTCCCCGGCCGACGTGCTCGCCCAAGGCGTTGCCGCCATCGCCGCCCACGAACCCCAGGTGCGTGCCTTTGAAAGCCTCGACCTGGAGGCGGCGGCAAAAGCCGCGCAAGAGCCGGGCCTGGCGCAGCGTCCGCTGGCGGGTCTTGCGGTGGCGGTGAAGGACATTCTCGACACCCGCGATCTGCCCACCACCTACGGGTCTGCGATCTATGCCGGTCACCGCCCGGTGCAGGACGCCCCCGTTGTGCGGCAGGTGAAGCGGGCCGGCGGCCTCGTGCCGGGCAAGGCGGTGACCACGGAATTCGCCTTCCTGAAGCCCTCGGTGACGCGCAATCCGCGCAATCTCTCCCACTCGCCCGGCGGCTCGTCCTCGGGCTCGGCGGCGGCGGTGGCGGCGGGCATGGTGCCGCTGGCGCTGGGCACCCAGACCGGCGGGTCGGTCATCCGCCCGGCGGCCTTTTGCGGGGTGACCGGCTACAAGCCCACCTTCCGCACCTTGCCCACCTTGGGCATGAAGACCTTCTCCTGGCATCTGGACACGATCGGCGTGTTCGGCGCCCGCGTGGCGGATGTCGCCTTCGCGGTGGGGGCCATGACCGGGCGGGACCTTGATATTGGGGAGGACGTGGCGCAGGCGCCGCGCATCGCCCTGGTGCGCACCGCCCGCGCCGAGAATGCCGATGCCGATGCCCATGCAGCGTTGGAGGCGGCGGCGAAGGCCGCTATCGCGGCGGGCGCGCAGGTGGCCGCCATCGACCTGCCCGACGAGATCGAGGCCGCCGACCCCATGTGCGCCACGATCCAGGATTTCGAGGCGGCCATCGCGCTCGCCGACGACTATGACTTCCATCGTGACGGCATGTCCGAGCAGCTTGCCGCCCATCTCGACCGGGCTGCGACGATCCCCGCCGATGCTTATGACACGGCCCGCCGTACGGCCAAGCGGGCGCGCCATGCGCTGGGCGATCTGTTCGCGCATTTCGACGCGCTGCTCACCTTCTCCGCCCCCGGCGCGGCGCTGGAAGGGTTTGCTTCCACAGGCTCGCCGATGTTCAACCGGCTGTGGACCCTCATGGGCACGCCCTGCATCAATGTCACCGGCCTGGAGAACGCCGCCGGGCTCCCGGTGGGGGTGCAGGTGGTGGGCCGGTTCGGCCGCGACCGCAACGCGCTGCTGGTGGCCGCCTTCCTGGAACGGGCCATCCGCGAGCGGTGA
- a CDS encoding aspartate carbamoyltransferase catalytic subunit: MSSASPYTLSSRHLIGIEGLSAAEIVGLLDLAEEFVTLNRQVEKKRTTLRGRTQINLFFEASTRTQSSFEIAGKRLGADVMNMSVGNSSVKKGESLIDTAVTLNAMHPDLLVVRHHASGAVALLARKVDCCVINAGDGAHEHPTQALLDALTIRRNKGTIQGLTVAICGDVMHSRVARSNIHLLHTLGAQVRVVAPSTLLPSGIEQFGVEVHKTMESGLEGADIVMMLRLQRERMAGSFIPSVKEYFHYFGLDEQKLRRAKPDALVMHPGPMNRGVEIDSAVADGAQSLIREQVEMGVAVRMAVLDMLARKLPNA, from the coding sequence ATGTCATCAGCCTCGCCCTATACCCTCTCCTCTCGGCACCTCATCGGTATCGAGGGGCTGTCGGCCGCCGAGATCGTCGGCCTGCTCGATCTTGCCGAGGAGTTCGTCACCCTCAACCGGCAAGTGGAAAAGAAGCGGACCACCCTGCGCGGGCGGACGCAGATCAACCTCTTCTTCGAGGCCTCCACCCGCACCCAGTCCTCGTTCGAGATCGCCGGAAAGCGGCTCGGCGCGGACGTGATGAACATGTCGGTGGGCAATTCCTCGGTGAAGAAGGGCGAGAGCCTCATCGATACGGCGGTGACGCTGAACGCCATGCATCCCGACCTTTTGGTGGTGCGCCACCACGCGTCCGGCGCGGTCGCCCTGCTCGCCCGCAAGGTGGATTGCTGCGTCATCAATGCCGGCGACGGGGCCCACGAGCATCCCACCCAGGCGCTGCTCGACGCGCTCACCATCCGCCGCAACAAGGGCACCATCCAGGGGCTCACCGTCGCCATTTGTGGCGACGTGATGCATTCGCGGGTGGCCCGCTCCAACATCCATCTGCTCCACACGCTGGGGGCCCAGGTGCGCGTGGTCGCCCCCTCCACCTTGCTGCCGAGCGGCATCGAGCAGTTCGGCGTGGAGGTGCACAAGACCATGGAGAGCGGGCTGGAGGGGGCGGACATCGTCATGATGCTGCGCCTCCAGCGCGAGCGCATGGCGGGGTCCTTCATCCCCTCGGTGAAGGAATATTTCCACTATTTCGGCCTCGACGAGCAGAAGCTGCGGCGGGCCAAGCCCGATGCGCTGGTAATGCATCCCGGCCCCATGAACCGGGGCGTGGAGATCGATTCGGCGGTCGCGGACGGCGCCCAGTCGCTGATCCGCGAACAGGTGGAGATGGGCGTCGCCGTGCGCATGGCGGTGCTGGACATGCTGGCGCGGAAGCTTCCCAATGCGTGA
- a CDS encoding dihydroorotase produces the protein MRENGRPLWSEPHPLVLANARIIDPSRGADYRGDVLLSDGIIRDAGFGLAAAGVPEGAEVVDCAGAVVAPGLVDMRAFVGEPGAEHRETLASASHAAAAGGVTTIVCQPDTDPVVDDPAIVDFILRRARDTAVVRVHPMAALTKGLKGEEMTEIGLLQAAGAVAFTDGDRSVKSAQVLRRSLAYGRDFDALVVHHTEDATMSGGAMNEGAFASRLGLPGIPRAAETIVLERDLRLVAMTQGRYHAASLTCMESLEVLARAKEAGLPVTASVSINHLSFNELDIGQYRTFFKLRPPLRAEDDRQALIRALASGLIDVVVSDHTPQDVEVKRLPFAEAEPGAIGLETLLSAALRLVHAEQVDLVNLLYALSTKPADLLGLNAGTLRPGAPADVIVFDPDLPYVLDPRQLKSRSRNTPFDEARLSGRVLRTVVAGRTVYEFV, from the coding sequence ATGCGTGAGAATGGTCGCCCCCTCTGGTCCGAGCCCCATCCCCTGGTGCTCGCCAATGCCCGCATCATCGATCCCTCCCGCGGCGCCGATTATCGCGGCGACGTACTGCTCTCCGACGGCATCATCCGCGATGCCGGCTTCGGCCTGGCCGCCGCCGGCGTGCCGGAAGGGGCGGAAGTGGTGGACTGCGCCGGGGCCGTGGTCGCCCCCGGCCTCGTGGACATGCGCGCCTTCGTGGGCGAGCCGGGCGCCGAGCATCGCGAGACGCTGGCCTCCGCCAGCCATGCCGCCGCCGCCGGCGGCGTGACCACCATCGTCTGCCAGCCGGACACCGACCCGGTGGTGGATGACCCTGCCATCGTCGACTTCATCCTGCGCCGCGCCCGCGACACGGCGGTGGTGCGCGTCCATCCCATGGCCGCCCTCACCAAGGGCCTCAAGGGCGAGGAGATGACCGAGATCGGCCTGCTCCAGGCCGCCGGCGCCGTCGCCTTCACGGACGGCGACCGCTCGGTGAAGAGCGCCCAGGTGCTGCGCCGGTCGCTGGCCTATGGCCGCGACTTTGACGCCCTGGTGGTGCATCACACCGAGGATGCCACCATGTCCGGCGGCGCCATGAACGAAGGCGCCTTCGCCTCCCGCCTTGGCCTGCCCGGCATTCCCCGCGCCGCCGAGACCATCGTGCTGGAGCGCGACCTGCGCCTGGTGGCCATGACGCAGGGCCGCTACCACGCCGCCTCGCTGACCTGCATGGAATCGCTGGAGGTGCTCGCCCGCGCCAAGGAAGCCGGCCTGCCGGTGACCGCCTCGGTGAGCATCAACCACCTGTCCTTCAACGAGCTGGACATCGGCCAGTACCGCACCTTCTTCAAGCTGCGCCCGCCGCTGCGCGCCGAGGACGACCGCCAGGCCCTGATCCGGGCGCTCGCCTCCGGCCTCATCGACGTGGTGGTCTCCGACCACACGCCGCAGGACGTGGAGGTCAAGCGCCTGCCCTTCGCGGAAGCCGAGCCCGGTGCCATCGGGCTGGAGACCCTGCTCTCCGCCGCCCTGCGCCTGGTGCATGCCGAGCAGGTGGATCTGGTGAACCTGCTTTATGCCCTCTCCACCAAGCCGGCCGACCTGCTCGGGCTGAATGCCGGCACCCTGCGTCCGGGTGCCCCGGCGGATGTGATCGTGTTCGATCCGGACCTGCCTTATGTGCTCGACCCCCGGCAGCTGAAGTCGCGCTCGCGCAACACCCCCTTCGACGAGGCCCGCCTCTCCGGCCGGGTGCTGCGCACCGTGGTGGCCGGGCGGACGGTCTACGAGTTCGTGTGA
- the plsY gene encoding glycerol-3-phosphate 1-O-acyltransferase PlsY — MSTLIWSLSLPLTLASAALGYLLGSIPFGILVTRLAGTTDIRTIGSGNIGATNVLRTGRKDLAAATLLGDALKGTVAVLLARALFGPQAALVAGFFAFLGHLWPVWLGFRGGKGVATFLGVTLALYWPSALAFALVWLLVAYLSRYSSLAALIASVATPVSAYLLGAPTTAIFLAGLAFLLWLKHHANIARLLAGTEGRIGAKSKSPGKSEG, encoded by the coding sequence ATGTCGACCTTGATCTGGAGCCTTTCGCTCCCCCTCACCTTGGCTAGCGCTGCATTGGGATACCTTTTGGGGTCCATCCCCTTCGGCATCCTGGTGACCCGCCTCGCCGGCACCACGGACATCCGAACCATCGGCTCGGGCAATATCGGCGCCACCAATGTGCTGCGCACCGGACGCAAGGACCTGGCCGCCGCGACCCTCCTGGGCGATGCCCTGAAGGGCACCGTGGCGGTGCTTCTGGCGCGCGCCCTGTTCGGGCCGCAAGCGGCTCTGGTTGCAGGCTTTTTTGCCTTTCTGGGTCATCTCTGGCCGGTTTGGCTGGGCTTCAGGGGCGGTAAGGGGGTAGCGACTTTCCTGGGTGTAACCCTGGCCTTGTACTGGCCGTCCGCCCTCGCCTTTGCCCTGGTCTGGCTCTTGGTGGCCTATCTCAGCCGCTACTCGTCCCTGGCGGCGCTGATCGCTTCCGTGGCGACCCCTGTCAGCGCCTATCTGCTGGGCGCTCCGACCACCGCTATCTTCCTGGCAGGACTTGCGTTTCTGCTCTGGCTGAAGCACCACGCCAACATCGCCCGGCTTCTCGCGGGGACCGAGGGGCGGATCGGCGCTAAATCCAAAAGCCCTGGAAAGTCAGAGGGATGA